Proteins from one Hemibagrus wyckioides isolate EC202008001 linkage group LG16, SWU_Hwy_1.0, whole genome shotgun sequence genomic window:
- the nfil3 gene encoding nuclear factor interleukin-3-regulated protein codes for MQAIKKEPSYGGDEDLVLAVALQGTDRDVINQKLSSMPFKAKPNSCRRKREFIPEEKKDTLYWERRRKNNEAAKRSREKRRLNDMVLENKLMVLGEENASLKAELLSLKLKFGLMSSAAYAQEVQKITTSTNALYQEFVPPNGVKGSYSSEPEPSCLSSSCISVIKHSPHSTLSDGSDSSTMNTCRTPETIKQEPLENGNYSRDRASPYELYRNYLNSPFAGGYSQPNPFLQLTRSSSNSPRTSDGDDGTVSKSSDGEDEQQVPKGLAPSAVDQKSVIVSAVKVPDANASALPHKLRIKARAIQIKVEAIDPDYDSSGKFSSPVDMSARACYQVGRGSPLEYTQSSLSPLSVQVNSVQDWIQQPEYWHKDQTEAPPSGYKNRLCPDSPGPMTNKLVVDLKDGCYAISESENLYLKKGIADLSAEVASLKKLIATRQGSVIESTKSTTEHLGI; via the coding sequence ATGCAGGCTATTAAGAAAGAGCCGTCCTACGGTGGAGACGAAGACCTGGTCTTAGCTGTGGCTCTGCAGGGCACGGATAGAGACGTCATCAATCAGAAGTTGTCCAGCATGCCCTTCAAGGCAAAACCGAACTCGTGCCGCAGAAAGCGGGAGTTTATCCCGGAGGAGAAGAAGGACACGTTGTACTGGGAGCGGAGACGTAAGAACAACGAGGCGGCAAAGCGCTCACGGGAGAAGAGGCGGCTCAATGACATGGTGCTAGAGAACAAGCTGATGGTGTTGGGTGAGGAGAATGCTTCACTCAAAGCTGAGCTTCTGTCCCTCAAGCTGAAATTTGGCCTGATGAGCTCTGCCGCCTATGCTCAGGAGGTGCAGAAGATCACCACCTCTACTAACGCCTTGTACCAGGAATTTGTGCCCCCAAACGGTGTCAAAGGCTCCTACTCCAGCGAGCCTGAGCCATCATGCCTGAGCAGTAGCTGCATATCAGTGATCAAGCACTCACCTCACAGCACCTTATCAGACGGATCTGACTCGAGCACTATGAACACATGCAGGACACCGGAAACCATCAAGCAAGAGCCATTGGAGAATGGCAACTACTCCAGAGACCGAGCCAGTCCGTATGAACTGTACAGAAATTACCTGAATAGTCCTTTCGCTGGAGGCTACTCCCAGCCAAATCCATTCCTGCAGCTCACCAGGTCATCAAGTAACTCGCCCCGGACCTCTGATGGCGATGATGGAACCGTGAGCAAGTCATCGGACGGGGAAGATGAACAGCAGGTCCCCAAAGGTCTGGCACCGTCCGCTGTTGACCAAAAAAGCGTGATAGTCTCTGCTGTAAAAGTTCCAGATGCCAACGCTTCAGCTCTGCCCCACAAGCTGCGCATCAAAGCCCGGGCCATCCAGATCAAAGTAGAGGCTATCGATCCTGACTATGACTCATCTGGGAAGTTCTCTTCCCCCGTTGACATGTCCGCACGGGCATGCTACCAGGTGGGTCGGGGATCTCCGCTCGAATACACCCAGTCATCACTTAGCCCGCTCTCCGTGCAGGTGAACAGTGTTCAGGACTGGATCCAACAACCCGAGTACTGGCACAAAGACCAAACGGAGGCTCCGCCAAGCGGTTACAAGAACAGACTTTGCCCCGACTCACCTGGGCCTATGACTAACAAACTCGTTGTAGATCTTAAGGATGGCTGCTATGCCATCTCAGAGTCTGAGAACTTGTACTTGAAAAAAGGCATCGCTGACCTGTCGGCAGAAGTGGCCTCCCTCAAAAAGTTGATTGCAACGCGGCAGGGTTCTGTCATCGAGTCCACCAAAAGCACTACTGAACACCTTGGTATCTAA